In Streptomyces sp. NBC_00569, a single genomic region encodes these proteins:
- a CDS encoding NACHT domain-containing protein, which translates to MNRRKAGWLWAFVCVVAVATVAAWGLQGLKRGDVDPVGAAFAFAGLVVAGWSGWLSWQGLRHQESDAVAMAGRLAQAVLRAETDARAQLLGGDGTTIDVRFRFRPAAARDAAGAALEGRLSEVVSYYRQLRPGRLVITGAPGSGKTVLALELLLALLEERKPEDPVPVRLPLASWDTLPVAHPGTGPSMSAGTALDPGEAVQVIRAWVCRHLSRYRISPTTAEALMDAGLILPVLDGLDEMDAGDTPGYGSRARQALDVLNAFQRGRAKAGLVLTCRSGQYRALEALEVWAKDAVRVEISQISPDQARLFIQRRVGSTPRWQGVLETLGRAPSSPLARALSTPWRLTVAVTVHEQRDLTGAYLHSPQDLLGPVLGTDRAIRDYLLELFLRDATARHRTQRGGTYTPAQVRAWLGVLAAYLNTNAVTGRTVAGRTLSGTDLVLHELWPLAGSRPRIVHAALLAVMPLGITALYLWTDGPTLLTGLFIALALLIFGLTWSVAWPEPSWAAEVWLRTPQDRRTTGYRIQLWLVNGFASGFWGLGSVWVGFGSAGDMRYIALLLCTRRGSQALPWRLGRFLRWATDASLLRGAGIAYQFRHRELQDWLANAPTTP; encoded by the coding sequence ATGAACAGGCGTAAGGCAGGGTGGTTGTGGGCGTTCGTGTGCGTGGTAGCAGTGGCGACAGTGGCGGCGTGGGGTTTACAGGGGCTTAAGCGGGGTGATGTCGACCCGGTCGGCGCGGCGTTCGCCTTTGCCGGGCTTGTGGTGGCGGGCTGGTCGGGATGGCTGTCTTGGCAAGGACTGCGCCACCAGGAGAGCGACGCGGTGGCCATGGCGGGCCGATTGGCGCAAGCAGTGCTGCGAGCGGAGACCGACGCGCGGGCACAGTTACTTGGCGGGGACGGTACGACGATCGATGTGCGGTTCAGGTTCCGCCCGGCTGCGGCCAGGGACGCCGCAGGTGCCGCCCTGGAGGGGCGATTGAGCGAGGTGGTGAGCTACTACCGGCAGCTGCGACCAGGGCGTCTGGTGATCACCGGGGCACCAGGGTCAGGCAAGACCGTGCTCGCCCTCGAACTCCTCCTTGCCCTGCTGGAGGAGCGCAAGCCGGAGGACCCGGTCCCGGTACGGCTACCTCTGGCCTCTTGGGACACGCTGCCTGTCGCCCACCCCGGCACCGGGCCGAGCATGAGTGCGGGGACCGCCCTCGACCCGGGCGAGGCAGTGCAGGTCATACGGGCGTGGGTGTGCCGGCATCTGAGCCGCTATCGGATCTCCCCGACTACCGCCGAGGCGCTGATGGACGCAGGGCTCATCCTGCCGGTGCTGGACGGGCTGGACGAGATGGACGCTGGGGACACGCCCGGGTACGGCTCCCGGGCCCGGCAGGCGTTGGACGTGCTCAACGCCTTCCAACGCGGCCGGGCGAAAGCAGGCTTGGTGCTGACTTGCCGCAGCGGGCAGTACCGGGCGCTGGAGGCATTGGAGGTGTGGGCCAAAGACGCCGTGCGCGTGGAGATCAGCCAGATCAGTCCCGATCAGGCGCGCCTGTTCATCCAGAGGCGGGTGGGGAGCACACCGCGGTGGCAGGGCGTGCTGGAAACCCTCGGCCGGGCCCCGTCCTCGCCGCTGGCGCGGGCGTTGTCCACCCCGTGGCGGCTGACCGTGGCCGTGACCGTCCACGAGCAGCGCGATCTCACTGGCGCCTACCTGCACTCACCCCAAGACCTACTCGGCCCCGTACTGGGCACCGACCGGGCGATCCGCGACTACCTGCTTGAGCTGTTCCTCCGGGACGCCACCGCCCGGCACCGCACCCAGCGGGGCGGCACCTACACCCCCGCCCAGGTCCGGGCCTGGCTGGGAGTGCTGGCCGCCTACCTGAACACCAATGCCGTCACCGGCCGCACCGTGGCCGGCCGGACCCTGTCCGGCACCGATCTGGTCCTGCACGAACTGTGGCCTTTGGCAGGCAGTCGTCCCCGCATCGTCCACGCCGCCCTCCTGGCGGTGATGCCCCTGGGGATTACCGCCCTGTATCTGTGGACGGACGGCCCTACCCTCTTGACGGGCCTGTTCATCGCGCTGGCCCTTTTGATATTTGGGCTCACATGGTCCGTTGCGTGGCCAGAGCCTTCGTGGGCTGCCGAGGTGTGGCTGCGTACCCCTCAGGATCGGCGCACAACGGGCTACAGGATCCAGCTCTGGCTTGTGAACGGGTTCGCGTCCGGGTTCTGGGGGCTTGGGTCGGTGTGGGTGGGGTTCGGGAGTGCGGGGGACATGCGTTATATCGCCTTGCTTCTGTGTACCCGCCGCGGGTCCCAGGCTCTGCCCTGGCGTCTGGGCAGGTTCCTGCGTTGGGCCACCGATGCCAGTCTGCTCCGCGGTGCTGGCATCGCCTACCAGTTCCGCCATCGCGAACTCCAGGACTGGCTCGCTAACGCACCAACCACCCCTTAG
- a CDS encoding helix-turn-helix domain-containing protein: MPGGRLTQQERQQITLGLADGLAYAEIARNLERPTSTITREVMRNGGPTAYRADLAHRATEQRARRKQPAAPRDRGTPAQPHGRDAEAVRAYEEMFTTVLIQSGTPKMMARVMSCLTLTDTGSLTAAELVQRLQVSPASVSKAVAFLESQGMVRRERDERRRERYVVDNDIMYQSMMASARSTAHMVDIARQGVGVLGSGTPAATRLENIARFLDFVSESIVRAAEQARDILHTQPEPPKDSTT; encoded by the coding sequence ATGCCGGGAGGCAGACTCACCCAACAGGAACGCCAGCAGATCACCCTGGGGCTGGCCGACGGCCTCGCCTATGCCGAGATCGCCAGAAACCTGGAGCGTCCGACGTCGACGATCACGCGCGAGGTGATGCGCAACGGCGGCCCGACCGCCTACCGTGCGGACCTCGCGCACCGGGCCACGGAACAGCGTGCCCGCCGCAAGCAGCCGGCGGCGCCCCGTGATCGGGGCACGCCTGCCCAGCCGCATGGGCGTGATGCGGAGGCGGTGCGTGCGTACGAGGAGATGTTCACGACCGTTCTCATACAGTCGGGCACGCCGAAGATGATGGCGCGGGTGATGTCCTGCCTGACCCTCACCGATACGGGCAGTCTGACCGCGGCCGAACTCGTCCAGCGTCTGCAGGTCAGCCCCGCGTCCGTCTCGAAGGCGGTCGCGTTCTTGGAGAGTCAGGGCATGGTCCGGCGGGAGCGTGATGAGCGTCGCCGTGAGCGATATGTCGTGGACAACGACATCATGTACCAGTCGATGATGGCGTCCGCCCGCTCCACGGCCCACATGGTCGACATCGCACGGCAGGGTGTCGGCGTCCTCGGGTCGGGTACTCCGGCGGCGACCCGTCTGGAGAATATCGCCCGTTTCCTCGACTTCGTCTCCGAAAGCATCGTGCGCGCGGCCGAGCAGGCCCGCGACATCCTTCATACCCAGCCCGAACCGCCGAAGGACAGCACCACCTGA
- a CDS encoding pentapeptide repeat-containing protein translates to MLGYTACLAHLADPERAVYLAGLEPGDDVDHRGTSFTAPLLSELLGALRDPGTGQPHLGVAGFGAATFEGDAGFGAATFEGEASFESATFKDMAWFGSAKFKDMAWFDSATFEDTAGFGTATFEGEAGFESATFEGDAGFRSATFKGDAGFESATFKDRAWFDLATFEDDAWFESTTFEGEAAFDSATFKGRAWFGAATFKDRAGFGAAAFEDLAGFESASFKRRAGFESASFKRRAEFESASFECGAWFRSATFEGRAGFGTATFEGSARFESATFEGDAWFGAATFKSPVDLGPFVCAGRVSLVGAVFGGPMTLPCVARRVECRRTRWMSTAELRLRYTTVDFSHAVFEYPLTIAAEAAPFVLSDGRPVTEQALAGAPDATVRIVSLRGVDAAHLVLADVDLSGCLFTGTVHLDQIRLEGACTFDTVPPAMHWRGWRPIRFTQRRTLAEEHHWRASQAGAVPGWNVAVFGAGRVGPLQLAPVYRALRKALEDGKHEPGAADFYYGEMEMRRHADDIPRSERGLLTAYWALSGYGMRASRALAWLGAAMLVTIVLLMGLGLPKDTPKQAATGTVPAGGGKVTFEIDEADPQNPTGERLTGERFDKALNVTLNSVVFRSADQDLTTSGTYIEMASRVTEPILLGLAVLAVRNRVKR, encoded by the coding sequence GTGCTCGGCTACACCGCCTGTCTGGCTCACCTTGCTGACCCCGAGCGGGCTGTTTACCTGGCCGGCCTGGAGCCCGGAGACGATGTCGATCACCGCGGCACGTCCTTCACTGCCCCACTCCTCAGCGAGCTACTCGGCGCTCTTCGTGACCCTGGCACCGGACAACCTCACCTTGGCGTCGCCGGGTTCGGGGCGGCAACCTTCGAGGGCGACGCCGGGTTCGGGGCGGCGACCTTCGAGGGCGAAGCCTCGTTCGAGTCGGCGACTTTCAAGGACATGGCCTGGTTCGGGTCGGCGAAGTTCAAGGACATGGCCTGGTTCGATTCGGCGACCTTCGAGGACACGGCCGGGTTCGGGACGGCGACCTTCGAGGGCGAAGCTGGGTTCGAGTCGGCGACCTTCGAGGGCGACGCTGGGTTCCGGTCGGCGACCTTCAAGGGCGACGCCGGGTTCGAGTCGGCAACCTTCAAGGACAGGGCCTGGTTCGATTTGGCGACCTTCGAGGACGACGCCTGGTTCGAGTCGACGACCTTCGAGGGCGAAGCCGCGTTCGATTCGGCGACCTTCAAGGGCAGGGCCTGGTTCGGGGCGGCAACCTTCAAGGACAGGGCCGGGTTCGGGGCGGCGGCCTTCGAGGACCTCGCCGGGTTCGAGTCGGCGAGCTTCAAGCGGAGAGCGGGGTTCGAGTCAGCGAGCTTCAAGCGGAGGGCTGAGTTCGAGTCAGCGAGCTTCGAGTGCGGCGCATGGTTTCGATCGGCGACCTTCGAGGGCAGGGCCGGGTTCGGGACAGCGACCTTCGAAGGCAGCGCCAGGTTCGAGTCGGCGACCTTCGAGGGCGACGCCTGGTTCGGGGCGGCGACCTTCAAGAGTCCGGTTGATCTTGGGCCGTTTGTGTGTGCCGGAAGGGTGTCGTTGGTTGGTGCGGTGTTCGGCGGTCCGATGACCTTGCCGTGCGTGGCACGTCGGGTGGAGTGCCGGCGAACCCGTTGGATGTCGACAGCCGAACTACGGCTGCGCTACACAACGGTGGACTTCTCCCATGCCGTCTTCGAGTACCCCCTCACGATCGCCGCGGAGGCCGCGCCCTTCGTGCTCTCCGACGGGCGGCCGGTGACAGAACAGGCTCTTGCCGGCGCGCCCGACGCCACGGTGCGAATAGTTTCGCTGCGTGGGGTGGACGCGGCCCATCTGGTCCTCGCCGACGTCGATCTGTCGGGATGCCTGTTCACCGGGACCGTGCACCTGGACCAGATTCGGCTGGAGGGCGCATGCACCTTCGACACGGTCCCGCCCGCAATGCATTGGCGGGGCTGGCGTCCGATCCGGTTCACCCAACGCCGCACCCTCGCCGAAGAGCACCACTGGCGCGCGAGCCAAGCAGGGGCCGTTCCTGGCTGGAACGTGGCCGTGTTCGGCGCCGGGCGCGTCGGGCCGTTGCAACTGGCACCGGTGTACCGCGCGCTTCGCAAAGCGCTCGAGGATGGCAAGCACGAGCCTGGGGCCGCCGACTTCTATTACGGGGAAATGGAGATGCGCCGCCACGCCGACGACATACCCCGAAGCGAGCGGGGTCTTCTGACTGCCTACTGGGCGCTGTCTGGCTACGGCATGCGCGCTTCCCGGGCGCTGGCGTGGCTCGGCGCCGCCATGCTCGTCACCATCGTGCTGCTGATGGGCCTCGGTCTCCCGAAGGACACCCCGAAGCAGGCAGCGACCGGCACCGTCCCGGCCGGCGGCGGCAAAGTCACTTTCGAGATCGACGAGGCAGATCCCCAGAACCCCACCGGGGAAAGGCTCACCGGCGAGCGTTTCGACAAGGCCCTGAACGTCACGCTGAACTCGGTGGTGTTCCGCTCCGCCGACCAAGACCTGACCACGTCCGGCACCTACATCGAGATGGCGTCCCGTGTGACCGAGCCCATCCTTCTGGGCCTTGCGGTCCTGGCCGTCCGTAACCGCGTCAAGCGCTGA
- a CDS encoding DUF2461 family protein, with translation MRGQFTGWPEQAMDVLWQLQGEPAHATRERYRADRERLVRQPMIALLNEIADTDPRYEDFSVWHYRTDSWWWQHQGAVIRLGRKIEISLRFALDGLLIQGAWWYPDPGQVDMFRKAVASEGSGRELSAIVEDVRKKGYDISGDVMKRPPRGYPTDHSRTNLLRHRSLIAARPLGCEEWLHTHEAVDRVRSAAADLDALLMWLVRHVKRAA, from the coding sequence ATGCGCGGACAGTTCACCGGCTGGCCGGAGCAGGCCATGGACGTGTTGTGGCAGCTCCAGGGCGAACCCGCCCACGCGACCCGCGAGCGCTACCGCGCGGACCGCGAACGCCTGGTCCGGCAGCCGATGATCGCCCTGCTCAACGAGATCGCGGACACCGACCCCCGGTATGAGGACTTCTCCGTCTGGCACTATCGCACCGACTCCTGGTGGTGGCAGCACCAGGGCGCGGTGATCCGACTCGGCCGCAAGATCGAGATCAGTCTCCGATTCGCCCTGGACGGCCTTCTCATCCAGGGCGCCTGGTGGTACCCCGATCCCGGCCAGGTGGACATGTTCCGCAAAGCCGTCGCCTCCGAGGGGAGCGGACGCGAACTGTCCGCCATTGTCGAGGACGTGCGGAAGAAGGGCTACGACATCTCCGGGGACGTGATGAAACGCCCCCCGCGCGGCTATCCGACGGACCACTCCCGTACCAACCTGCTGCGCCACCGTTCGCTGATCGCCGCCCGTCCCCTCGGCTGCGAGGAGTGGCTGCACACCCACGAAGCGGTCGACCGGGTCCGCTCGGCCGCCGCCGACCTGGACGCCCTGCTGATGTGGCTGGTCCGCCACGTGAAGCGCGCCGCCTGA
- a CDS encoding ATP-binding cassette domain-containing protein, whose amino-acid sequence MTNLAIAANGLRKSYGDKTVLDGIDLAVPEGTVFSLLGPNGAGKTTAVKILSTLLSPDPASGEIRVGGHDLATKAQAVRGAIGVTGQFSAVDGLITGEENMLLMADLHHLPKREGRRVAAELLERFDLTDAASKPASTYSGGMKRRLDIAMTLVGNPRIIFLDEPTTGLDPRARHNMWGIIRELVTDGVTVFLTTQYLDEADELADRIAVLNNGKIAAEGSADELKRLIPGGHIRLRFTDPDAYQSAALSLREVQRDDEALALQIPSDGSQRDLRSILDRLDSTGIEADELTVHTPDLDDVFFALTTTNVPAQPNQPKEEAR is encoded by the coding sequence ATGACCAACCTGGCCATCGCGGCGAACGGGCTGCGCAAGTCGTACGGCGACAAGACCGTCCTCGACGGCATCGACCTCGCCGTCCCTGAGGGAACGGTCTTCTCCCTGCTCGGGCCGAACGGCGCCGGCAAGACCACCGCCGTCAAGATCCTCTCCACCCTCCTCTCCCCCGACCCCGCCTCCGGCGAGATCCGCGTCGGCGGGCACGACCTCGCGACCAAGGCGCAGGCGGTACGCGGCGCGATCGGTGTCACCGGGCAGTTCTCCGCCGTCGACGGCCTGATCACCGGCGAGGAGAACATGCTCCTCATGGCCGACCTGCACCACCTGCCCAAGCGTGAGGGGCGGCGCGTCGCCGCCGAACTCCTCGAGCGGTTTGACCTCACCGACGCCGCATCGAAGCCCGCCTCCACCTACTCGGGCGGCATGAAGCGCCGCCTCGACATCGCCATGACCCTGGTCGGCAACCCCCGGATCATCTTCCTCGACGAGCCGACCACCGGCCTCGACCCCCGCGCCCGCCACAACATGTGGGGCATCATCCGCGAACTCGTCACCGACGGGGTCACCGTCTTCCTCACCACCCAGTACCTGGACGAGGCCGACGAACTCGCCGACCGTATCGCCGTCCTCAACAACGGCAAGATCGCCGCCGAAGGCAGCGCCGACGAACTCAAGCGACTCATCCCCGGCGGACACATCCGGCTCCGCTTCACCGACCCCGACGCCTACCAGTCCGCCGCCCTCTCCCTGCGTGAGGTCCAGCGGGACGACGAGGCGCTCGCGCTGCAGATTCCCAGTGACGGCAGCCAGCGCGACCTGCGCTCCATCCTCGACCGGCTGGACTCGACCGGCATCGAGGCGGACGAGCTGACCGTGCACACCCCCGACCTCGACGACGTGTTCTTCGCCCTCACCACCACCAACGTGCCGGCCCAGCCCAACCAGCCCAAGGAGGAAGCCCGATGA
- a CDS encoding DDE-type integrase/transposase/recombinase — MFVLVEDAAEAIASSYLEAGDPVRIGDRRGQGIQGAGVRDALMGPVATMYRVLRRHGEVRERRRQAVHPPRKKPELIATAPNRVWSWDITKLKGPYRGSYFCLYTIIDIYSRYTVGWMISASENKELAEQFLSSTITKYPVGRGQLTIHSDRGSAMIAHNAAQMLSNMGVTKSHSRPKTSNDNPYSESQYKTLKCRHDTGSRWSRAATRGRGVPARLVVGVSRNQVRNPALLGASQCADRGSETDIAVQARPLLMPLIEVAEDGRWIAVTSKVPCARDCFQGVGTMLDGLHSYAIGVLITAVPVLVGALLFIWRDVNLRRRGVVVRAKCVESKRTDKGTVRLRLLYEVEGVQYYCDSLPFPSAPVGVGQRLDVIYDAKTPGYSEVVHQRTSGWVPKIVGTVAVVLLVLTGISYL, encoded by the coding sequence ATGTTCGTACTCGTGGAGGATGCCGCCGAGGCGATCGCGTCGTCGTACCTCGAGGCAGGCGATCCGGTCCGGATCGGTGATCGGCGCGGGCAAGGGATTCAGGGGGCGGGCGTTCGCGATGCCCTGATGGGGCCGGTGGCGACGATGTATCGGGTCCTGCGCCGGCACGGCGAGGTCCGCGAGCGCCGCCGCCAGGCCGTCCATCCGCCCCGCAAGAAGCCTGAGTTGATCGCGACCGCGCCGAACCGGGTGTGGTCGTGGGACATCACAAAGCTCAAGGGCCCGTATCGGGGCAGCTACTTCTGCCTCTACACGATCATTGATATCTACAGCCGCTACACCGTCGGCTGGATGATTTCCGCATCCGAGAATAAGGAGCTCGCCGAGCAGTTCCTGTCCTCCACGATCACCAAGTACCCCGTTGGGCGGGGGCAGTTGACGATCCACTCCGACCGGGGATCGGCGATGATCGCCCACAATGCCGCGCAGATGCTCAGCAATATGGGCGTCACCAAGTCCCACTCGCGACCGAAGACATCGAATGACAATCCGTACTCGGAAAGTCAGTACAAAACCCTCAAATGCCGGCACGATACCGGCTCTCGGTGGTCTCGAGCTGCAACACGAGGCCGTGGGGTCCCTGCTCGGCTTGTCGTTGGAGTCAGCAGGAACCAGGTCAGGAACCCCGCCCTTCTCGGTGCAAGCCAGTGCGCGGATCGTGGCAGCGAGACAGACATCGCGGTACAGGCCCGACCACTCCTGATGCCGCTCATCGAGGTTGCCGAGGACGGTCGATGGATTGCTGTGACGAGTAAAGTCCCCTGTGCCCGAGACTGCTTTCAGGGGGTGGGGACGATGCTCGACGGGCTGCACTCGTATGCGATCGGCGTTCTGATCACGGCGGTCCCCGTGCTGGTGGGCGCGCTGCTCTTCATCTGGCGGGACGTGAACCTGCGGCGCAGGGGAGTGGTTGTCCGGGCCAAATGCGTGGAATCGAAGCGCACCGACAAGGGGACGGTCAGGCTCCGCCTGCTCTATGAGGTGGAGGGCGTGCAGTACTACTGCGACAGCCTGCCCTTCCCGTCTGCACCGGTCGGCGTCGGACAGCGACTGGACGTGATCTACGATGCCAAAACCCCTGGCTACTCAGAGGTTGTGCACCAGAGAACCAGTGGTTGGGTGCCAAAAATCGTGGGCACAGTCGCTGTCGTGCTGCTTGTGCTGACCGGGATTTCCTACCTCTGA
- a CDS encoding ABC transporter permease, with translation MSSLSLAVRDSTTMLRRNLLHARRYPSLTLNLLLTPIMLLLLFVYIFGDVMSTGIGGHDADRSVYIAYIVPGLLLMTIGSTTIGTAVSVSNDMTEGIIARFRTMAIHRGSVLIGHVIGSVLQCIASVILVGAVAVAIGFRSTDATALEWLAAFGLLVLFATALTWIAVGMGLISPNAEAASNNAMPLILLPLLSSAFIPTDTMPGWFQPIAEYQPFTPAIETLRGLLLGSEIGNNGWLTIAWSLGLTILGYYWSKAKFNDDPK, from the coding sequence ATGAGCTCCCTGTCCCTCGCCGTGCGCGACTCGACCACCATGCTGCGCCGCAACCTCCTGCACGCCCGCCGCTACCCGTCGCTCACCCTCAACCTGCTGCTCACACCGATCATGCTGCTCCTGCTCTTCGTCTACATCTTCGGCGACGTCATGAGCACCGGCATCGGCGGCCACGACGCCGACCGCTCCGTCTACATCGCCTACATCGTCCCCGGCCTGCTCCTGATGACCATCGGCTCCACCACCATCGGCACCGCCGTCTCCGTCTCCAACGACATGACCGAAGGCATCATCGCCCGCTTCCGCACCATGGCCATCCACCGCGGCTCCGTCCTCATCGGACACGTCATCGGCAGCGTCCTGCAGTGCATCGCCAGCGTCATCCTCGTCGGGGCCGTCGCCGTCGCCATCGGCTTCCGCTCCACCGACGCGACCGCCCTCGAATGGCTGGCCGCGTTCGGGCTTCTCGTGCTGTTCGCGACGGCGCTCACCTGGATCGCGGTCGGTATGGGGTTGATCAGCCCGAACGCCGAGGCTGCCAGCAACAACGCCATGCCCCTGATCCTGCTGCCCCTCCTGTCCAGCGCCTTCATCCCCACCGACACCATGCCCGGCTGGTTCCAGCCCATCGCCGAATACCAGCCCTTCACCCCCGCCATCGAAACCCTCCGCGGCCTCCTCCTCGGCAGCGAGATCGGCAACAACGGCTGGCTCACCATCGCCTGGAGCCTCGGCCTCACCATCCTCGGCTACTACTGGTCCAAGGCGAAGTTCAACGACGACCCGAAGTAG
- a CDS encoding DUF4097 family beta strand repeat-containing protein yields MQKFDTPSPITAVLDIPAARIQFIAADRADTCVEILPADKSKTRDLKAAEQATVTYTDGVLRIEAHAAKNRILGNSGSLEVTVQLPAGSHVEAKAASAELRGVGRLGDVTFESAQAVVKLDESASARLTLQAGDVLVGRLTGPARISTQKGALDIAEAQGGTVELRTEYGDITIAAASGTSATLDAGTAYGRIHNTLQNTAGATADLNIQATTAYGDITARSL; encoded by the coding sequence ATGCAGAAGTTCGACACCCCCTCCCCCATCACCGCCGTCCTGGACATCCCCGCCGCACGCATCCAGTTCATCGCCGCCGACCGCGCCGACACATGCGTCGAGATCCTGCCCGCCGACAAGTCCAAGACCCGCGACCTCAAGGCCGCCGAACAGGCCACCGTCACCTACACCGACGGCGTTCTGCGCATCGAGGCGCACGCGGCGAAGAACCGGATCCTCGGCAACTCCGGCTCCCTCGAAGTGACCGTCCAGCTGCCCGCCGGCTCCCACGTCGAGGCGAAGGCCGCCAGCGCCGAACTCCGCGGCGTCGGACGCCTCGGCGACGTCACCTTCGAAAGCGCGCAGGCCGTGGTCAAGCTCGACGAGAGTGCGAGCGCCCGCCTCACCCTCCAGGCCGGCGACGTGCTCGTCGGCCGCCTGACCGGCCCCGCACGCATCAGCACCCAAAAGGGCGCCCTGGACATCGCCGAAGCCCAGGGCGGCACCGTCGAACTGCGCACCGAGTACGGCGACATCACCATCGCCGCCGCCTCCGGCACCTCCGCCACCCTCGACGCCGGCACCGCCTACGGCCGCATCCACAACACCCTCCAGAACACCGCAGGCGCCACCGCCGACCTCAACATCCAGGCGACCACCGCCTACGGCGACATCACCGCCCGCAGCCTCTGA
- a CDS encoding RNA-guided endonuclease InsQ/TnpB family protein, producing the protein MATTCVKRAFKYRFYPTDAQAAELSRTFGCVRKVYNLALAARTEAWARQERVNYNATSAMLTAWKKTGELAFLNEVSSVPLQQCLRHLQAAFSNFFAKRAKYPRFKSKKKSRKSAEYTTSGFRFRAGELTLAKMARPLDIVWSRPLPEGASPSTVTVSQDAAGRWFVSLLCEDPAIEPLAAADAAVGIDVGLDHLLTLSTGEKIANPRHERKDRAALAQAQRRMAKKEQGSANRARARRKVAKIHARIADRRRDHLHQLTTRLVRENQTIVIEDLTVRNMVKNRKLARAISDAAWSDLRSMLEYKAAWYGREVIAVDRFFPSSKLCSHCGSVQGTMPLHVRTWTCECGTTHDRDVNAARNLLAAGLAVTVCGAGVRPQRSSPGGQSATKQKAPRREP; encoded by the coding sequence GTGGCCACGACTTGTGTGAAGCGGGCGTTCAAGTACCGCTTCTATCCGACCGATGCGCAGGCTGCCGAGCTGTCGCGCACGTTCGGATGCGTGCGCAAGGTCTACAACCTCGCGCTTGCCGCCCGCACCGAAGCGTGGGCGCGGCAGGAGCGGGTCAACTACAACGCCACCTCGGCCATGCTGACCGCATGGAAGAAGACCGGGGAACTGGCGTTCCTCAACGAGGTTTCCTCCGTACCGTTGCAGCAGTGTCTGCGGCACTTGCAGGCGGCGTTCAGTAACTTCTTCGCCAAGCGGGCTAAGTATCCGCGCTTCAAGTCGAAGAAGAAGTCGCGGAAATCTGCCGAGTACACCACCAGCGGTTTCCGGTTCCGTGCCGGGGAGCTGACTCTGGCGAAGATGGCCCGGCCGCTGGACATCGTGTGGTCGCGCCCGCTGCCCGAGGGCGCGTCCCCGTCCACGGTGACCGTGTCGCAGGACGCGGCGGGGCGCTGGTTCGTCTCCCTGCTGTGCGAGGACCCGGCCATCGAGCCACTTGCCGCTGCCGATGCGGCAGTGGGAATCGACGTCGGTCTGGATCACCTGCTGACCCTGTCCACCGGGGAGAAGATCGCCAACCCTCGGCACGAACGCAAGGACCGTGCCGCCCTCGCCCAGGCTCAGCGCCGCATGGCGAAGAAGGAGCAGGGCAGTGCGAACCGGGCCAGGGCCCGGCGCAAGGTCGCCAAGATCCACGCCCGCATCGCCGACCGTCGCCGCGACCACCTGCACCAACTGACCACTCGACTCGTTCGTGAAAACCAAACGATCGTGATCGAGGACCTGACCGTGCGCAACATGGTCAAGAACCGGAAACTGGCCCGCGCCATCTCGGATGCGGCGTGGTCGGACTTGCGGAGCATGCTGGAGTACAAGGCCGCCTGGTACGGGCGGGAAGTGATCGCGGTCGACCGCTTCTTCCCCTCGTCCAAGCTGTGCTCCCACTGCGGCAGCGTGCAGGGCACGATGCCGCTCCACGTCCGTACCTGGACGTGTGAGTGCGGAACGACCCATGACCGGGACGTGAACGCAGCACGCAACCTTCTGGCCGCCGGGCTGGCGGTGACAGTCTGTGGAGCTGGTGTAAGACCTCAACGGAGTTCTCCGGGCGGGCAGTCGGCGACGAAGCAGAAAGCCCCACGGCGCGAGCCGTAG